The following proteins are encoded in a genomic region of Candidatus Eremiobacterota bacterium:
- a CDS encoding class I SAM-dependent methyltransferase, whose amino-acid sequence SDPSLEVVGIDFMPPMLDGARSRAKREDPAGRARFVEGDVTRLAFDDASFDGATMGFSLRNVVDVPATLREARRILKPGARFVNLDVTKPANPLVRRAFGVYFYGVVPLVGGIVGGSKTAYRYLPNSLINFPDADALAERFRGAGFREVRTIRLGFGAIAIHAGVA is encoded by the coding sequence GAGCGACCCGTCGCTCGAGGTGGTCGGGATCGACTTCATGCCCCCGATGCTCGACGGCGCCCGCAGCCGGGCCAAGCGCGAGGACCCCGCCGGCCGCGCGCGGTTCGTCGAAGGCGACGTGACCCGGCTCGCGTTCGACGACGCCAGCTTCGACGGCGCGACGATGGGGTTCTCGCTGCGGAACGTCGTCGACGTCCCGGCGACGCTGCGCGAAGCGCGGCGCATTCTCAAGCCGGGCGCGCGCTTCGTGAACCTCGACGTCACCAAGCCGGCGAACCCGCTGGTGCGGCGCGCGTTCGGCGTCTACTTCTACGGCGTCGTCCCGCTGGTGGGCGGGATCGTCGGCGGCTCGAAGACCGCCTACCGCTACCTGCCGAACTCGCTGATCAACTTCCCCGACGCCGACGCGCTCGCCGAACGCTTTCGCGGCGCCGGCTTCCGCGAGGTGCGCACGATCCGGCTCGGCTTCGGCGCGATCGCGATCCACGCCGGGGTGGCTTGA